The proteins below are encoded in one region of Xenopus laevis strain J_2021 chromosome 8L, Xenopus_laevis_v10.1, whole genome shotgun sequence:
- the LOC108698198 gene encoding beta-1,3-galactosyltransferase 9, which yields MPVAPCRLRTHQWCFILFNFVLFHALLFGADFMEEYLMQSVPVSYTEGRFLEIREQAKNLNMQPLKNNISESYVIREEGLCSGRDVFLLMVVFSSPENKTRREKIRYTWGNMTNYKDLVVVRVFALGRPLSEETQSELLNESQVHKDIVEACFLDAYENRTLKVIMSMEWIVTFCPNARFILKVDQEAFVNMESLIDYLRYMLTSETRSEDVYVGRVIHQGVPERESRSPDFVPISSYPDALYPDYCSGTALVFSQDVARKVYLVSKEVTTLLPPDVFLGICARKAGVVPVHSSRFSGPKHIMYDRCCYKFIFSSSSVGEEELSFLWKDMSNSKECSVLETYYGLVSCKVKTYLGEFKYFNGGKIKKGEPDF from the exons ATGCCG GTGGCACCTTGCAGGCTCCGTACCCACCAGTGGTGCTTCATCCTTTTTAACTTTGTGCTGTTCCACGCCTTGCTCTTCGGGGCAGACTTCATGGAGGAATACTTGATGCAGTCTGTACCTGTGTCTTACACAGAAGGAAGGTTCCTTGAGATCAGGGAACAAGCGAAGAACCTGAACATGCAACCTCTGAAGAACAATATCTCCGAGTCCTATGTAATTAGGGAGGAAGGCCTTTGTTCTGGTCGGGACGTCTTTCTGCTGATGGTTGTTTTCAGCAGCCCAGAAAACAAGACGAGGAGGGAGAAGATCCGTTATACTTGGGGTAACATGACCAATTACAAAGACCTCGTGGTGGTACGTGTGTTTGCCTTGGGAAGGCCACTCTCAGAAGAAACTCAATCGGAGCTCCTCAATGAATCACAGGTCCATAAGGATATAGTGGAAGCATGCTTCTTGGATGCCTATGAAAACAGAACACTAAAGGTCATCATGTCCATGGAGTGGATTGTGACCTTCTGCCCCAACGCGAGATTCATTCTTAAAGTCGACCAAGAGGCGTTTGTGAACATGGAAAGCCTAATTGATTATCTGAGATACATGCTGACCTCCGAGACACGTTCTGAAGATGTGTACGTCGGAAGAGTCATCCACCAGGGCGTTCCGGAAAGAGAATCAAGGAGTCCTGATTTTGTCCCCATATCATCCTATCCAGATGCCCTTTACCCCGATTACTGCAGTGGGACTGCCTTGGTTTTTTCTCAGGATGTAGCAAGGAAGGTTTATCTGGTCTCCAAAGAGGTCACCACGCTACTGCCGCCAGATGTCTTCCTTGGGATCTGTGCTCGGAAAGCAGGGGTCGTTCCCGTTCACAGCTCCCGATTCTCCGGCCCTAAACACATCATGTATGACAGATGTTGTTACAAGTTCATCTTCTCTTCTTCCTCGGTGGGAGAAGAGGAACTCTCTTTCCTCTGGAAGGACATGAGCAACAGCAAGGAGTGCTCTGTCCTTGAAACGTACTACGGCCTGGTGTCCTGTAAAGTCAAGACTTATCTGGGTGAATTCAAGTACTTTAATGGAGGTAAAATAAAGAAAGGGGAGCCAGACTTTTAA